TTCCTCCAGATCTACATTCGGTTTCTCCATATCTGTTTTGTCTCTGACCGTATCCAGCTACCTTGTTCATCTCCGACCACCAAGATCCTTTCATATGTGACAACATATGCTAAGATCGATCTTTGTCTAACTATCTTCTTCAACGCACATGCTGTTATTCTCTCACCTTCTCTTGATATGATTTTTTGTCATTTTTGACAAGCATTTTGTAGATCTATTGAAGTTTCACTTAAATGGAGGTAATATAACGTCATATTTGCTTCTGTGCTTGAAGTATTTGTGCTTTAATGCATATTTTGAACACATATTTATGGTTTGCTATATCAATGGTTTTTTTATATCAGGATATGGCTTTAGAAATTTTTCCATGGAAATTTTGTCGATATGTttgatttttatgaatttattgTACTTTCTTCAAACTTGTGTGCTTATGATTGTATCTGTAACAATATATTGTTAGgatgatttttttttatgttgcATGAGTCGTACAATAGGATGCACACAATGTGTTTGATGATTTGTTTCAATGAAATACATAAGTTTTAACATGTTATTCTTTTTTGgatatatagttttttttattaaactatgacaaatatataaatacataatgttttttgtgttatacatatatttaattaaattatgaaTAATGTATGAATGCTTGTATTAAACTTTGAACGTATGTATTAAAATGTGAATACAAGCATCACAAGGTGTTCGATGAATGTATGCATTAAGCTGTGAATCATGATGTTTCGACTATTCTTTAGTTATGTTAATGTTACTTTTAATTGTTATTAATAACAAAAAGTATAAGCTTTAAACAATGAATTCATgagttttataagttttaagttgtgaattagtTATGAACAATTCTATTAAGTTGAAAATATGCTTGCGTATGTAGTAAATTGCAAATTTATTAAACTAAGGGTCGAGTCAGCAAATTGGGCTGACTCGATCAAACATTCTTTGTTTGATTTGTGGCTTTCTCAGTAAGCTATCTATCTCAAATTGCTTACCGGGTCGGCATAATATACATCGCTGACTGGGAAATAAGACACTTCTACCCATCCCTCTTTATTCTTCTTTCCTCTCATTCTATCGTGACCTAAAAACACAGAGAGTGCATACCAAAAAAATGCAGCCGCACATTGTCTCATCTACAGCCGAAATCACCTCATTTCCGGTCGCCACCATCTCGTCGGATAGTGCCTCGTCGCTGGTCGCCACCATCTCTCCCCACCCCATCTCTCCAGTCGATCGCACATATAATCTCCAGGTAAAGCCCTTCTTCTGTTAATGGGGTATGTTGATACAATTGAAATCAGTTATGAAATCAGATTATCAACTATGTATAATGTATTATGAAATCATATGTATATTTGCTGAAAATCAACTTTATCTGCTGAAATTAGATGTTAACATGTGCTGgaaatcaattttattttttcaaaatgtATATAATTGCTTAAACATGAAAAATCTTGTTCAATTTGTTGAAATTGATTGTTGTTATTGCTGGAAATCACATTTTTAACTGAAAATTGATCTATATAGAgtaaaagggtaaaattgtcaattgttatttatggtttttgaatgatttgTGTCACTTGTGTGTGTTAAAGGTGATTGAATTTGAGTCCTTTACTTATTGATTACTACAAGAAGAAAAACATTGTTGCATGTTAAGGATTGAAAGTGagactttttttttaaatccccTGATCTTGTTCTTGTGCAATAAGATGGTGACTGATGTTTCATGGTCTAGTGAAAACAAATAAAGAACATGTGTCTCAAATTCAGATCAAATTGCAAGGTAAAATGGTATGAGGAAAAAGGGTTAAAATTACATGTAtaatcaaaatgacttgtataGAAACGAACAATATAGTTGAAATGGTAATAATGACATACAGTCAAAATTagtcaaaatcaccaaaatggtTCCATGCTTCTTGTTAAAAAAGAAATCAGAAAAAAGCATATGCAAATAAACTAATAAAGAGGTTTTGTGGTTCCTGTAAAAATTACCATAATGATTTCATGGTTCCTATCAAAAGGGCATATAAAATTTATAATTACTTTTACGGATGTGCATTAACTAGTATGAGAATTAGGTAAtgagtttaaatttaaagttACATAAAAAAATTAATGTAAAAATGACTTGTACTAATTTAAATGTAGAAAcagataaaaagaaaaaagaaaatagaatAAAGTGGAAAACTGAAAGTTGTGATGATATTGTTGGTTTGGAAcgaaatctgattttttttttgtgtataagCTATGTTGGCAATGTTGACCTTAATTGTTCTATTATTATTTAGGATGATGTTAATTTCAATGGTAGAAAATTGTTCTAATCTTGATAAAAGTTATGATAAATTACtttaaatattaatgttttaggaTGTTGGTTTGGAACGAAAGTGAGGACAAAACGTTTCTTGATGCATGTATCCATGAACTAATCACTAATGGTCGTGAGGGTTCTGGACTTAAGGATAGTTCGTGGAAGACAGTACGCGAAAAAATGATAAACGAACACAGTAaagaggttgatcagaagcaaatgAGAAACCACTTTGACTACTACAAATCAAAGTATGTTGCTTGGGTGAAACtgaaaaacaaaaccgacaataTATATGATccgataaaaaataaatttaatctgACCGATGAACAATGGAAGGAAGAGGGGAAggtaatatttttataataaatactattacgattatttttataaaaaatactaatatttataaaaattgtaaACAGTTGAACAAGTACTTATTGTCATTGAAAACCAAACCTCTGTTGGTTCCTGATCTTTGCACCCAACTATTTGAAGGGTCGACCTCACCCGACTTCCAAAGTTGGGGGCCATCTTCTACACTCCCTCGTCCTATAGAAGACTTTAGTGCCCatgattttgatgatgatgtTCCAATGGAAACCTCAACACAACACGTAGGTGCAAGTGAAGAATCTTCGGGGCGCTCAAAAAATATGGAAGTTGGTGGAAACAAAAAAGTTGGTGGGAAAAAAAGAGATATAAGGGCATTAGAAGCTGAAGAGGATATTGTCAAGCTTGCAAGGTCGTTAGTGGAAAAAATGAAAGAATTGAAAAAAGTGAAATGGATAAGGATGTTGATGCGTGTATGGAGAAATTGAACAAAATGGAATggggagaagaagatgaaagacACAAGACCACTCTTTTTCTATTTGGTGAAAGTGTTGATGTTAGAAAAGTTTGGTTACGACTTTCACATACTAGTTGCGAGTCATGGGTGATGGGTGCGGGTAGGAAGTATGGTTACCTTTGATGGGTGCGGGTTGGAAAGTTTGGTTATTAGTTTTTTGTTGcatgaatttttgttatttgcaCGACTTTTGGATCCTATGTTTGATACTTttttggatgttactttggatgATGTTATTTGCATAACTTTTGGATCCTATGTTTGATACTTTTTTGAATATTACTCTGGATGATGTTATTTGCATAACTTTTGGATCCTATGTTTAATACTTTTTTATGTTACTTGGGATGATGTTACTTGCATGACTTTTAGATGTTACTTTAACATGTTACCTAATTGTTTGTCCCAAGTCAAGTATGGTTTCTGATGGTGAAGTTGTAGTTTTTTTACTTGTGTTTTATTGGTTGAGGTCAAACCGACGCATGCTAATCAGAATTCATAGAATTAGAGATAACGATTCAAGCGGGTATGCATATACACAAGATTTGATGTACGAAGACCCTACACAATGTTACGATATGATGCGACTTACACAAGAGGCATTTGCATTATTCTGCAACCATTTTACCCAAAAAAATTTGGTTGCAAGCTAGTAGGACAATAAGCATTGAAGAGAAGATGACTATATTCTTACATGTTATAAGACATAATGAACGTTTTCGCGCGGTTAAGTGAAGATTTCATCACTCCACACAAACGATTCATCAATGTTATCTGATTTCataaatttcaaacaaaaaataatttttttgaattaATCCAAAATAGGTTATTTTGGATTACTTCAAATTGACACATTATTTGTACATTGACAGATTAGTTATACATAATATCGCAACAATGAAGTTCTTTTATTAATTGGGCTCAAAATTGAAGATATATGGTAAATCCATTTCATATAGTAATTActcaaaattataaaaaaaaataaattataaattaagaaGCCATAAAGTTATCCAAATTTTTTTACCATGTAATCCATTAGTTTCAACAATCCATCATGAGGTCCGAACTACAATGATGTGTTTTGCAAAAGAAACTATAGTACCAACAACTCCTAATCCAACAAGACATAACTCGGACTGCCATAGAcggttaaaaaaatattttttctggAGCAATAGGTGCATTAGATGGAACTCTTGTACATGCGGTTGTACCCGTtgtgtgacaatagtcaatttcgggtcaagtcaaagtcaaacaaagtcatcgagtcaaaccggtcaacttaaTTAAAcattgtatattagggtttgtgttatgtaattactgtataactcactattttaatgagaaaatatcacttggaaaattcgtgtgtttaattttccttagtcttagtgctaaacaatgaaccaaaccgataaaacaatgttgcatactcatctggagtgtgtaagatcctaaaacatggcttaatgaGGTTTACGgaacttgcattgcgaagccggacactcaaaaatgtcacaaacgaaacctctctcaatcgtattcactctatctctcccaaatctctctccgtatgtgaaatctctccaagaatgtcaaatctctcccaaatctctctaagaatgtcaaatctctcccaaatctctctccgtatgtgaaatctctccaagaatgtcaaatctctctcaaatctctccaagaatgtcaaatctctcccaaatctctctaaaaacactcggggcatcccgacccttaatttAGTCAAAAACCACTCAAAAACGGAAGTCTGCGCGAAAAATagccttaaggagccgaaacccctcttaaggagccgaaacccctcttagggaccgaaccctcttGGACCGAACCCGAAAGTTACTGAACCGAaagtcctctcgggcccgaacctcgcataaggaaccgaaccctcccttTTCGGATCGAACCTCGCATAAGGAACCGAACCCAAAGCCTTCGGGTCGAAGTCACCTTCGCTCCATTTCGCTCCTTGATGCTTTCGCTCCATTTCGCATTCGGGCCTAGCATCAGGAGGACTGAACCTCGGCCAGGACTGAGAGGCCTCGCAGAAAACTAAGTTTTTCctggttttcgactacgacttcattttagcttcgtttttcaTCGTTTCAacgcgagattttcacccaaaactttattttaacgtATAAGGCCCCCTAAATATtgattaatcacgtttttaatataaatattatccATGAaatgagtgggtgaagtacaaaggttgagtgttgactttgccttactttatgacacaagcaaccacccccacacccactctatgaccagccacacctccccaccttacctaggtcacttcaatgtcctttccactcatttACCAGCCCTCCCCACGtccttagggctggaacatccatcctctctcctaacttctctcattttctctcattcttccatcaagatcaaacttcattttctctcattttctctccctaaaattcgagattcaatgccattctccaagcttttcttctacctttggtaagtattaacatcctccatgagattattacacttcattctactccaatcatcgattgcttacacaaactccatcactttaatgttagattctcaaaaatcttcaaggcatcttcaagtgttcttgagttgaacacttccattcttcaacaatcatctactgaaatcactcaaggtgagttcatacccctacattttcatgttttctcaagtttttaggggggaatacaagttaaaacaccaagaacataactaaacttttctaacagccttcatcagaaaagttggactccattcacggactgttttggacaaccaaaactgtattaggtgcaaatagtttaGGTtcttacctttaaaatgactactttcacatctccatacgatttttatacaatttatgatgatttttacaaaactgtctatcatttcaaacatcaatccgaaccagtctgtgattatggacttgttcacacatGTTAGAGGTcaataaaaatcatgagaaaaattatggagaaactagactcattttccaaactctcagaatttttggattctgatttggacctttgatgatttttctacaaattttctaagaacagggaTAGAAAATGTTATCAATAGAAAAATACTattaatttcatttcaccttgtaatatgttgagcaaggtgtatatctttatgtgattatatgttatttcaATATATGACAATATTGTCTTAGTATGtagacatacatcagttaacaaatggatttttctagacaaagcatagaaataacaatttgttataatcaaagtacatctattacatacaaacatttgaatacactatgttaagtatagtttatgtacattaccacttttacccttgttttgataaactataataggtatagtttatgatacaccacataacacactcatacaaaaaggTTATATTTATAcgaaaaggttttacactcacgcacaccacacgtaaacttctTAACTCaggttgtgagacattctctccccgtacgtccgagtatgggatccaaattcctgtaagttataaccaaaatctcttgtaggtAGAGCGTCATAATTGTGCATAGATCTATATTGaggttgacatcccacacctcgctgctagctacaaccggacTAGCAGGTCTGCGagtgacaagagtcataggatcagggcgtctgaaagacgttgtgcaggttacctctagtcatagtatggttatagagactcacatagggagctaaCAATTCATATAGTTTACGGGactttttataaatcaaaaagggttttatgccgatttaaaaccagttttatatctttaagtatggcaaatacttgttatttctcggtcctgggatttaggattacatatacatattaaagaaaatattggattttctggatacatactctatcgcttttacaaggaaaacgattTACTTCTCTAaagaaatctcttatgaactcaccaacctttgtgttgacactttttcaaacaacttgtattctcaggaaatcactaaacaggaaatcaagtgcatttgaggatgggacgttaaggcgtcaaacatttcatattttgtcaacatattgtaattgattttgaaacatgtaattcctaCAAttatgtaactctttcaattatatatatgttgatttgtgtttactttcatcactattgccattgttgttatgatactatacatgaagtcctccacccccagacgtttccgccatccttggtttgggggtgtgatagattggtatcagagcacggtttatagtgaattaagtatatcaaacaacataggatatacaaactataaacacatttgggactaaaagtctttgattttaaaacattttaacgggttatacttttagaaaataaatagtttcttgtttaaaagtatacctacatgcattacatactcgcgtagtgtcataactagaagaacataaaGTAAAAGAAGAGGATTTGAATGCTatgagtatgccttggtatgagtaatcagttttgggaaggatatagcctgatcaactatatttgttcgAGAAGTGACTTACTCATACCGAGGGATAGTCATAGGGGGCAACAaatctaataacctaacttcacTCTACAAAGAATGctctaagaaccaaatctaaacatttaatatactataggagtatttgtatgttgctatagcgcaatgttattattattaaccaTTACCTGcttcttacacccctattctcaCGCAGACGACATGGCATGATTCCACttaccaggagacccatactttccaaaTCAGGGAAATGTCGGCGGGattgaagaagagcccgaagagctgattgaagaggaccccgaagaggaacccGAAGAAGAAGTAGAGGAggttgacgaagaagaagaagaggaagacgacgaggtAGACATGGATGAGGACGAAAGTGAAGAAGAACTAGtggaggaagtcttcaaccctccttacatcgccAGGGTGCCTGTGAACCGCTTTGGCCACAAcgggcctgagccccgttgggcaaccatgatcgagaggtggagccgGCAACAACGCCAACGGTCACCATATGGCGACCAACAAGGTtactatgacctcaaccacgggggaccggctgacagagccctccccgtCATGGTCCAACACATCACGAACTTGGGGAACCAGAGTAGAGAAACGGCAGACCAAGTTCGaaatctcagcgctattacgGCAGCCACCAATGCACGCACCagggatttggagagggacttctatccagtggaccaactcatcgaggaccttaccacggctagagcggaggtaagggagtaccaggagaggcacataactctcgaggagagagtgatcgcagccgaacgccggattgcggagcttcagggagcctcaACCTCATCTCAGGGCCACCATGGACCAGATACCACCCGCCGCGAGTAGTGTTCGCGCTGCTCATgttttgttataaatctaggatttcgagtatgcgttggtgcaactctttattgcgaataggttgaccccgcgactaagtgatcacactagtcaaaaaggggcttttgtactgccaaaacctt
The genomic region above belongs to Lactuca sativa cultivar Salinas chromosome 4, Lsat_Salinas_v11, whole genome shotgun sequence and contains:
- the LOC111886943 gene encoding L10-interacting MYB domain-containing protein-like codes for the protein MTNSSMTMKSIHQIWSTKRISLLCNIGGPNNGEAKVEFPEDVVVRSTETDKKKKENRIKWKTESCDDIDDVNFNGRKLMLVWNESEDKTFLDACIHELITNGREGSGLKDSSWKTVREKMINEHSKEVDQKQMRNHFDYYKSKYVAWVKLKNKTDNIYDPIKNKFNLTDEQWKEEGKLNKYLLSLKTKPLLVPDLCTQLFEGSTSPDFQSWGPSSTLPRPIEDFSAHDFDDDVPMETSTQHVGASEESSGRSKNMEVGGNKKVGGKKRDIRALEAEEDIVKLARSLVEKMKELKKVKWIRMLMRVWRN